One part of the Ursus arctos isolate Adak ecotype North America unplaced genomic scaffold, UrsArc2.0 scaffold_14, whole genome shotgun sequence genome encodes these proteins:
- the FANCD2OS gene encoding FANCD2 opposite strand protein encodes MAGYQLWSPWTPMDESFQWLRHTTPTPSSKHPFRASPCFPHTPSDLEVQLCFQEVTLVLDSPFLETGVSPKLPCHTSEPRTMNNNKGLVRKPQPVRLSGVDSVFGRVITAQPPKWTGTFRVSDKSAFCKIISRENQWPTGLKEPQIQMTVTMCKQMLRSILLLYATYKKCTFALQHSK; translated from the coding sequence ATGGCAGGATACCAGCTCTGGTCACCATGGACCCCAATGGACGAGAGCTTCCAATGGCTGCGGCACACAACACCTACACCTTCTTCAAAGCATCCCTTTAGGGCTTCCCCCTGCTTCCCACATACCCCTTCTGACCTGGAAGTGCAGCTGTGCTTTCAAGAGGTCACTCTAGTCCTAGACAGCCCATTTCTGGAGACTGGGGTGAGTCCCAAGTTACCCTGCCACACATCAGAGCCCCGAACCATGAACAACAACAAAGGGCTGGTCAGGAAGCCCCAGCCTGTCCGCCTCAGTGGAGTGGATTCCGTCTTTGGCAGGGTCATCACAGCTCAGCCACCAAAATGGACTGGGACCTTCAGAGTTTCAGACAAATCAGCCTTTTGCAAAATCATCAGCCGGGAGAACCAGTGGCCCACTGGACTTAAGGAACCTCAGATTCAGATGACAGTGACCATGTGCAAACAGATGCTGCGCTCTATCCTCTTACTGTATGCAACGTATAAGAAGTGCACCTTTGCCTTGCAACACTCCAAGTAA